The sequence AAGTTCACGACAGCCGGCTGCGGCGGCCCGGCTGGCGGGCCGAGCGGCACCGATCACCGCGAGCGGAAGAAAAGTTCCGTTCGTTACGCGCGCGTATCTGGAACAGGAACGGAAGGGGGGACCCCCCTGAACCCTGTTGGAGGTGTGGCTGATGGACAGTGATGACCTGCCACTGTCGAGTGAACAACTGTCGATTGTCGGCATGGCGCTGGCGGTCGTCATCGTGTCCGTCGCCGCGCCGATGCTGTTCGCGCCACAGTCGAACGCACCCGAGGACGCGAACAGTGGGACAGTCTACTCGACGCCGACTGGCGACGACCAACAGGCAGAGTCAGCGTCGACGCCGACCAACCCAGCCAGCAATCCGTTCGACGAACTGAGTACCGCGCCGCGCGACCCGGACGAACCACTGTCGACCGTGCCAGAGACGCACGTCGAGAGTAACACGACCGAACCGTCGCTGTCGGCATCGGCGGGCGCACAGACACTCCGGGCGTCGACAACGACCGTCGACGGCGAGCCCGCGCTGAATCTGACCGACGACCGCACGCATGACGGCCGCTGGGTCGGCGTCTCGACGGACTGGCTCAAAGACCAGCACGGGTCGGTGCCAGCCGTCGTCGGTGTCGTGCATGAATCTGGCAAGGTGTATCAAGAAGAGATTCACGTCCGCAACGGCGAAGCACAGTTCTGGGTGAGCGGGTTCTCGACGAACACGATCACGTTCGGCGGGACACTGCAGATCGACGGCCAGCCGGCGACGACCGGCACGACGCACCTGTATGAGGTTCGGGACCTCGACAGTGCGACAGACCCCGAGATAACGCTGACCGGACAGGTCAACACTGAGCGAGACACGAAACAGGTCATCGGCGCGACCGACGGACAGTCGATCCAGCTGGCGGTCGCTGGCGATAACCTCGCGCCACGGAACCCGGAAGTGACGTTTACGGGCGTCGAACAGACCACGACGGACGCGGGACTGATCTCGACAACGCTGTCGGACGGTGGGACTGTCGACTACAGCGTCGACGGGAATCAGCCGGCCACAGATGTCTCGGCGACGTTCATCGGCAAGTCAACAACGAGTACAGAGAGCCTGTCACACAACGGTCTGTCTGACGGGGCGACGATATCCCACACTGTTGATGGCACTATTCCCGCGAACAACGCCGAAGTGACGTTTTCGGGATACTCGTCTCGGTCGTCGCACTCGATTACCGGAACTACCGGGTCATCGGTTACTCGGTCGCTCCCCATGACCGGGAATCGAGAGCCAACGGACGGGACCGGCAACAATCCAACCGTCACAGTGACCGCAAACAGCCCGCCTGTCAAAGAGACAACTGGGAGCAAAACAGGCACTCCGACCACTATCGACGCCACAAGTGGTGGGTCAGCTAACTTGTCGTGGACTCCCCAAACATCTGGCAAGCTAACACAGGTCTCCTTCGACGTGCAGAGTGCCAGCGGGACGAACGGTAACTTCGAGCGACTTGAGGTATATGACTCAAGCGGGACCAAAATCGGTGGGATATACGATTCATCAGTGTTGGAGTATCAGACCGGCACACAGACCGTTACTGGATTTGGCAATCCTGCTGTGTCAGCTGGTGAGACATATGAAATACGGATTACCGAATACTCACGGTCTTATGCAAGTGGGCACGTCGATATTAGCCCGTGGGCCAGTGGCACGGTCGACACATCGGTAAACTCGGTGTCTATCACAACTAACGACGGCGCAGCAGCCTCATGGGGAAGCCTCTCAAACGGCGAGACCCAAACCAAACGACTCGACCTGTCCACAGCAGCGTCATCTGTCGATATATCTACGGACACAACGGGATCGGCATCTGTCGACTACGATATTTCCTATACTGACCGGACTGCCAGCAAGAACCCGCGCATCGACCTCGATGGCGACGGGAACGCCGATGCCAGCTACAACGGTATCTTGATTGATTCGCAGTCGGCCACCGTGGACGCATCGAACATCCCGACAGGCTCACACACGGCGACGGTCATGACCGACGGTGGACAGGTCGACGCCGATATCGATTACACCGAGCGGACGGCCACAAAGAACCCGTCGCTCGATATCAACAACGACGGGACCGCTGATGCGTCCTATAGCGGCGTCCTGATGGACGGCGAAACGGTCACGCGCTCGGTCACGGATATTTCACCGGGCAGTCAGACCGCACAGGTGTCGACTGGCCACGAAGTCGGCGTCGAAGCCGGCTCGACTGTGACGACGGTCACGCAGGACCCGTCGCTTGATATCGACAACGACGGCACGGCCGAAGCCGAGTACATCGGCCAACTCAACGATGGCGAATCCCAGACCGTCCAAATCAACGAGTTCGACAGCGCCGTGACAGAGGCACTCGTCGGCACGCAATCGGGCGCTGTCGACGTGAATATCGGCTACACCGAGCGGACCGTCACCGAGGACGCTGGCGTCATCATCAACGGCCAGCCGGTGCGGATGTCGGGCACGCTCGGGCAAGACGACACGGCGACACTCTCCGCGAATAGCAGCTGGCTACAGTCTGGCCAGAACAACGTCACCGTCGTCGCTGGCGACGGCGACACCGGCAGCGATGCTCCCGCGCCCACCGTCGAAGTCGACTACCACCACGAACTGACGACACAGCGGGCTGTCACCTTCCAGAACGAAGCGTTCAGCGAGCGCTACAATATCTCTCGCACGTACCTCTCCAGCCGCGAGAGTGCCACGCTGACGATTCCCCACGCCGAGAACATCATCTCGCTGCGGACGCTGGAAGTGCGGCTCGACCAGTCCGGCGGCTGGACCGAAGTGCCGGCGTCGGCCCGGTCTATGCAGGGCACGGAACTGCAGGTCGACATTGCCGCACTGACCGGCGGCACCGTTCCAGAGGGCACGACCGTCGAACTCCGGTCGGTCGGCTCGAAGATCGACGTGCATAACGGCGCGGTCACGGTCATGCAAGCCACGCCCGTCGGGACCGACCTGAACTCGCGGGTCCGGCTGGACAGCTGGGCGAGTGATGCCTACATCAGCGTCGGGAATACCTCGCAAGCCCAGCAACTCCATTACGGCGTCAACGAGAGTTATTCGGCGGAAGGCGACTATGCCGAACTCTCGACGGGCCACGAACAGCGCGTGCACTTCCCGGAAGCGGTCAGCGGGAGCGAGGTCGGCGTCCGGGCCGCACCGGTCCAACTCTCGCCGGTCAACGGGACCATTCGGGCGAGCGTGCCCGAACAGCGAACGAACGCCACCAGCCCGGCGTTCACCGTCGACCCGGGCCAGCGGGCCGGCGAGTCGTTCACTGTCGAATATCTGGGCGCGACCGAAGAGACGTGGTACGGCGTCTATGAGGTAGACACCAGCCAGCGCTTCGACCGTGTTCAGGGCCGCGAACCGATGACGGTGCCACAGGACAACATCGATTCGGTGGTGCGGGTCAAAACGGCATCGGCACCGACGGCGAACCCCGGCGGCGCGTCGACGATCTTCGGCGCGGCCGACCAGGGCAACCTCGTCGGGCTGGTCGCACTATTCGGGTCGATTGCGATGCTGTTCGTGATCGGCCGCCGGCCCGAGCGCTCGCGCGAGGTTGTCGATTCGCTCGCGACCAGCGCTGGGTCGGCCGCCGGACAGCTGCCCCGCGTCGGCGGGCTCGTCGAGGACGGTGTCGTCAGCGGCATCGAAGCCCTCGGTGACGCCATCGTCACGCTCGGTGAGAACACCATATTAACGAGCGCCGTCGGCGCGGCGGCACTGGTGGCCGCCATCCAGTCGGGCTACATCGATATCGGGCCGGAACTGGGCGCGATGCTGGCCGTCACCGGTCTCGCTATCGGGTCGCTCGTATTCCTGCAGCGGATCGATGAGTTCACGACGGCCCGGTGGATTGCGATTGTCGGTGTCCTCGGTGTTTTGGCGCTGCAATGGCTCGGTGAGGGCGACCTGCTGACAGCGCTGGTGAACTCCGATGCGTTCGTGATCGTGCTGGTCATCGCCGGCTACGCGGTCATCCAACTCGTGCGGGAGTACCGCGCGAACAACTCGCCCGATGACGACCAGCCGCAGGTCAATATCATCGCTCGTGGCAGTGGCGGCAACGGAGGGAGTGACGACTGATGTTCGCCAACGGCGAGGTCGTGCAAGTGCTGGACAGCAGCACCCGCAGGGGCTACCGAACCGGCGAAGACCTCGAACGACTGGCCGGCGAGGATACGGTGGTGGTCTTGAACGACGACGCTCCGAGTCGGCTGGACCAGTGGCTGCCGTGGCGAGATACGCGGCCGATGGCTGAGTGGGCACCAGTCGTCGTGATGCGTTCCGACCGTGCGCCCGATCCCGGCGAGCGGATCGACTGGGAGCTGTGTCAGACACCAGTCGAGGGCGTGTTCGTCCGGGAGTTCCGTGGGGGTAACGACTGATGTTCGACTGGTTCGGCGCACTCGTTGCGGAGTTCGGAAAAGAGGTCGCGCTGGTCACAGCCGTCGTGTACGGCGGGTACAAGTTCCGGCGCATCAAGAGTATCATCGGCGGACTGGTGGCGGCCGTCGGCACGGTCGCGACGTTTGGCGCGCTCACCGTCGGGGCGCTCGTGCTGGGGATGGCGACGGGCTGGGTCAGCGTCGACGTGGGCCAGATGATCGGTGATATCGTCTCTGGGGCTGGCGCCGCGTGGGACGTGGCCGGGAAAAGGGCCGTCGACTGGCTCTCAACGGAGGTGCTGTAATGACGGACCTCGATGGCGTCGAGGACGACCCGGACTGGGCGGCCTTCGCGAACCTCTCGCCGGTCGCACAGACCTGCCTGCTGGTGGTCGAAGCCCACGACGGCGACGGCTGGCGCGGACTCATCGCACAGAAAGCGCAGGAGGGACTCGACACGAGTGACCGCTGGGTCCGGGAACAGCTGTCGGAACTGGAAGCGAAGGGGTTGGTCGAAGCGTCGGGACCGAACAAGCGACGAGAAACGTACTCAGTGACCGAGGACGGCCACGAGGTGCTGGCCGGGATGCGGGACAGTCTTGACCGGGCGCTGGGGGAGGACTCGTGATTGTGCCCGAGGGCTCGTGGGTTGCCGAAGCCCGCGGCCACCCGCGAAAGCTCGGCGCGTTGGTCGTCGGGCTGGCGCTCGTGGGGATCGGCGGCCCGATGCTGTGGTGGCTGGGGCTCGCGTTGTCGAGTCTTGCTGTCGGGCAGTTGGTAGCCTACTGGGGCGATGAAACGGACCCGGCCGTCGACCGGAGGGCAATCTGAAATAGTATGATACAAGCATTCACAACACTGTTTTCGACTGTTGCTCAGCAGACTGCTGAGCTGACCGGTTTTGAGTCTGGACTGGCGACTATAGCAGCTATTACCGCACTGGGGTTAGTCGGCTTGCTGGTATTGATCCAGACCTTCACCACTCGAAATATCTGGAACTATCTTTCGCGGGTTAATGGAATCGGTGTCGTCGCCATCGGCACGTCGCTATCGGTGCTGTACGCGGTCGACACACAGAACACCGAGTTGCTACGGGTGTACGGGACACCGATTGCCGGCCTCCTGATCCTCGTGATTGGTATCAAGTCCGAGCGAGTGTCAGGGCCTGCGGGGCTGTTAGAGTGGCTGACACTGGATGATGCACTGCGGTCAATCATCGTTGCAGCCTCTGGTACAACGCTGATCGGCGTATTCAGACCTGGCCCCGTGGCGGTGTCTGATTACTTGACCGGGTTTCCAGCAGCAGGTCTGCTGATACTTGGAGTGATCGTAGTAATCCCGGCAAAAAAACTGAAAGAACCAGACGACTAGCGTTCAATCAATTTACCAGTTTTAATCAGTGCCAGTGGGTCGTACCCGTCCTGATAGACCGTATAGAGATAGTACGCAAATGTGAGGAAGATAAGCACCGCCACGAAAACAAACCCCTCCATTGCGGAGTTCATATCCGATATTACGAACACTCTGAAAATATATGTTTGGGTCACTCAACGGCTTCGGGGTGGTCGACGAGATATCCCGCAAGGTCGCTCGGCAGTTCAACACAGTCGGCGAGTTCGTCGCTGCTGACGCTGCGGACCTCAAAGCAATCGATGGTGTTGGCCCGGAGCGCGCTGAAACCTTGGCGACGGTTGACGCCGAGTGAGGCCACGGCCGTTGCGGTCGTGTTGCCGGTCGTTGCACCGAGTGCTGACACCCCACCGTTTCCGCTAAAAGAACGCCCCCTGTTTCGAGTGTTGTCCCCGGCCGTCCAGGCGACGATGAGTTCGTTCGATTACGCGCGAAAGTGCCTGTGTTGTGAACCTGATAGGATTGCGTCTCTCCCTATGGAGTGTCTACTGTCTGCCCCACTGTGCCCTACGCTGTCTCCAGGGCCCACCACCCCGTGTGCAAGATGACTCTTCCCACTGATCCTCGAGTCAGTCCACCTCCTCTGTCGCCATGGTGGCCGCCCACCCAGTCGTCGCGATCTCGCTTTCACTTTGGGTTCGCCCCAGCCGACTGTCCCACCGTCGACGACGTCGACTGTCCGACCTCAGTCTGCACTGCCGGCGGCCCGTTGCTGTGTCACCAGCCTGTCGGTCCCACTGTCGCACCTGTCTAGCCATCCTGATAGTTCGCCCCTCTTGGGGGTCGCCCCCTTGGCGCTCGTCTGAAGCCCACTTCCGGTCGGCTCTGGCTTCACCTCCGTATTGTCGTATTGTCCCCCTTCTCTTTGGACAAATACCCCAACAATACGCGAGCCATGAAAAGATTAGAACGCTCTAAATATCCTCTGATTAGCTCTAAATCCGTAAATGCTGTTGTGATTATTTATTCCGAAAGAAATTGGATGAGAAATGGGATAGAAGGCACTGAGAAGGGTATTCATGGACATTATGGGCGTTTTTGAGGGCTAAGAACCATGCTATCAGTGTTGTGATAGCCGCGTAAAGCTGGTATTCGGGTGATTTCGGCATTTCCCCAAATCTGTTACGTAATATTTGCTGATACATTGTTGTGATTGCTTCATAAAGTTGGTATTCGGATGATTTCGGTGTTTTCCTATCTTTGAGATAGCTGAAATGAGTAAGCACTGTTGTGATTGCTTCATGAAGTTGGTATTCGGATGATTACGGCATTTTCCCATAACTGAGATAGAGCGAATAGATCCATGTTTGAGAAAATGCCGGTATAGCGTCCTGAAACATTGATTTATCAGCAAAGAGGCTGTTTGAGCCGAAGTGATTATACAATAGTATGAACTCTAATAGGTTTAGCCGGCAAATCAAGAACGGGAGTGGTCCTACACGAAACCGTGTGGGCGTAGTGAGCGTCAGAAAGGAAGCACCAGCAACGGACTGGGTTCGGTTCCCGTCTATGTCAGGCTTGGTACTGACCCGTGCTGCCACTGTCGTCGAGCTGGTCGTACATCGACTCGGGGAAGGGCAAGCTCTGGTAGATGTTGTATGGACAGAACGATTTGCCAATGCAGTGCCGCTGCATATCGGGGTTGTCGCAGTTCATTGGGAGCGGGGCTTCCCCGTCGATTTCACCGTGCCGTAACTCATAACGAGCTTGATAATCAGTAGTTTCCTCGTCGTACCAGTCCCACTTGTTTTCGAAGAGATCATGGATGTCATCAACTACTGCGTCTTCGCGCTGGGACTTGGGTACTCTTTGAGTGCCAACTGAGTGCTAAAAATTCATTATACCTGAATAAGATGGAACGGTGTGAAGCGACGCAACCTCCTCTCCGCTCTCGGTACCTCCGTTGCACTTGCTGGATGCTCCACGTCGACGAACAGTACAGAGACGAATTCTGGCACCACGCCAGTGTCTGAGTCCGCATCTGATGCACTCACCGTCGGTGACGCAACGACTGTCAGTGGTATGGAAATCACTGTCACTGATGCACGACTGCTGAAACGGTTAGAGACTGAGAAAGCGCGGTACTGGGCCGGGTTTGACAAAGCGCAGCTATTGGTCCGTTTCAGAGCTGAAACGACCGCTGATAGTCCAGTAACGCACCCAAAAACACGATCCATTGTTGCCATTACTGGTAGTTCACAATATGGGGGGAGAACAGCTGAGACATCGCTGACAACACCGGTTGCTGGTTCCTGGTATTCATCAACCGATGATGCACGACCCGGAATTGTCTCCGAGGGCTGGCTGCTGTTCACAGTCCCTGAAACAACGAGCGAAGCGGTGATCTCTTGGAGTCGGACGGACGAATCCGGTGCGTCCTGGACCGCTACTTTGGATGCCGAGGACCTGCCGGATCTATCAATTGAATCTGTTGATGCCCCTGAATCAGCTCCACGATACACTGATGTAACGCTGACTGTAACCATCGAAAACACTGGGGCAGGGCCTGGTGAGTTGGATTTCCGTGTTGATACGAGATTCCTTGATTCGCCTGTAGAATCCACTGCCCAAGTGCCAGGGGACGAAACGATAGCACACGAAATCGAAGTGCCATACCCCAGCCATGCCGACGATGAGGCAACGTATGAGATATCGATCCCTGAACTTTCTGACCCAATTGAGACGGTTTCAGTCAAATACACACCT comes from Haloarcula marismortui ATCC 43049 and encodes:
- a CDS encoding DNA-binding protein, with the protein product MFGSLNGFGVVDEISRKVARQFNTVGEFVAADAADLKAIDGVGPERAETLATVDAE
- a CDS encoding transcriptional regulator; the protein is MTDLDGVEDDPDWAAFANLSPVAQTCLLVVEAHDGDGWRGLIAQKAQEGLDTSDRWVREQLSELEAKGLVEASGPNKRRETYSVTEDGHEVLAGMRDSLDRALGEDS
- a CDS encoding beta strand repeat-containing protein, producing MDSDDLPLSSEQLSIVGMALAVVIVSVAAPMLFAPQSNAPEDANSGTVYSTPTGDDQQAESASTPTNPASNPFDELSTAPRDPDEPLSTVPETHVESNTTEPSLSASAGAQTLRASTTTVDGEPALNLTDDRTHDGRWVGVSTDWLKDQHGSVPAVVGVVHESGKVYQEEIHVRNGEAQFWVSGFSTNTITFGGTLQIDGQPATTGTTHLYEVRDLDSATDPEITLTGQVNTERDTKQVIGATDGQSIQLAVAGDNLAPRNPEVTFTGVEQTTTDAGLISTTLSDGGTVDYSVDGNQPATDVSATFIGKSTTSTESLSHNGLSDGATISHTVDGTIPANNAEVTFSGYSSRSSHSITGTTGSSVTRSLPMTGNREPTDGTGNNPTVTVTANSPPVKETTGSKTGTPTTIDATSGGSANLSWTPQTSGKLTQVSFDVQSASGTNGNFERLEVYDSSGTKIGGIYDSSVLEYQTGTQTVTGFGNPAVSAGETYEIRITEYSRSYASGHVDISPWASGTVDTSVNSVSITTNDGAAASWGSLSNGETQTKRLDLSTAASSVDISTDTTGSASVDYDISYTDRTASKNPRIDLDGDGNADASYNGILIDSQSATVDASNIPTGSHTATVMTDGGQVDADIDYTERTATKNPSLDINNDGTADASYSGVLMDGETVTRSVTDISPGSQTAQVSTGHEVGVEAGSTVTTVTQDPSLDIDNDGTAEAEYIGQLNDGESQTVQINEFDSAVTEALVGTQSGAVDVNIGYTERTVTEDAGVIINGQPVRMSGTLGQDDTATLSANSSWLQSGQNNVTVVAGDGDTGSDAPAPTVEVDYHHELTTQRAVTFQNEAFSERYNISRTYLSSRESATLTIPHAENIISLRTLEVRLDQSGGWTEVPASARSMQGTELQVDIAALTGGTVPEGTTVELRSVGSKIDVHNGAVTVMQATPVGTDLNSRVRLDSWASDAYISVGNTSQAQQLHYGVNESYSAEGDYAELSTGHEQRVHFPEAVSGSEVGVRAAPVQLSPVNGTIRASVPEQRTNATSPAFTVDPGQRAGESFTVEYLGATEETWYGVYEVDTSQRFDRVQGREPMTVPQDNIDSVVRVKTASAPTANPGGASTIFGAADQGNLVGLVALFGSIAMLFVIGRRPERSREVVDSLATSAGSAAGQLPRVGGLVEDGVVSGIEALGDAIVTLGENTILTSAVGAAALVAAIQSGYIDIGPELGAMLAVTGLAIGSLVFLQRIDEFTTARWIAIVGVLGVLALQWLGEGDLLTALVNSDAFVIVLVIAGYAVIQLVREYRANNSPDDDQPQVNIIARGSGGNGGSDD